A region of Halosolutus amylolyticus DNA encodes the following proteins:
- the msrA gene encoding peptide-methionine (S)-S-oxide reductase MsrA yields MGQSNAEESTGERSGRDRAIRDPALAEPIGETPSLVPTATATATFGMGCFWGPDARFGAIEGVVRTRVGYAGGTTPDPAYYSLGDHTEVVQVEYDPDVLSYQNLLDVFWANHDWRSTAPKRQYRGVVLAHDDDQREAATRHRAALEERTGQSATTAVETLDEFTRAEDYHQKYELRSTPIAGDELADLYGDAFVDSTVVARLNGFVAGHGDPDQRRGWLSRLDLSPAVVSELRRRL; encoded by the coding sequence ATGGGACAGTCGAACGCCGAGGAGTCGACCGGAGAGCGATCGGGCCGGGATCGGGCGATCCGGGACCCGGCGCTCGCGGAACCGATCGGGGAGACGCCGTCGCTGGTCCCGACAGCGACGGCAACCGCGACGTTCGGGATGGGCTGTTTCTGGGGTCCCGACGCCCGGTTCGGGGCGATCGAGGGCGTCGTCCGAACGCGTGTCGGCTACGCCGGCGGGACGACACCGGATCCGGCCTACTACTCGCTCGGCGATCACACCGAGGTCGTCCAGGTCGAGTACGATCCCGACGTGCTGTCGTACCAAAATCTGCTCGACGTCTTCTGGGCGAACCACGACTGGCGATCGACCGCGCCGAAACGCCAGTACCGGGGCGTCGTCCTCGCCCACGACGACGATCAGCGCGAGGCCGCCACGCGGCATCGGGCGGCCCTCGAAGAACGAACCGGCCAGTCCGCCACGACCGCCGTGGAGACGCTCGACGAGTTCACTCGTGCGGAGGACTATCACCAGAAGTACGAACTCCGATCGACGCCGATCGCCGGGGACGAACTCGCAGACCTGTACGGCGACGCGTTCGTCGACTCGACGGTCGTCGCGCGTCTCAACGGATTCGTCGCCGGCCACGGCGACCCGGACCAGCGTCGCGGGTGGCTGTCGCGACTGGATCTGTCGCCGGCCGTCGTGTCGGAACTCCGCAGACGTCTCTGA
- a CDS encoding cytochrome b/b6 domain-containing protein: MTNLDHGKFSRATTMFHSLLALTVFVLFFTGYAIAFNTELWWLVELMGGNEGVLSIHRLAGFTLILLTGFWVPYMLIRSSSRSNFGEILPDLQDDTAAFVQDVKFALGRADERHPAARQFAGYKADEVPLLSYVGKGVVAIFTIELILLMLSGLLIWRKTWLIDVYNSQSVVMAFVAFHGLLGIIMLMGVMFHTFEHGFHPAFYPVEMKAFLPKEQTPNFHGDPEEYETTGIERLQLRPSWRWATNVVGVLVVVGIVSVLMASLEYGGYPVPDALVFGEGSVVRTIGINVGIFVLLLGLVLSMYGNVLRARYMRQRREEPTAARPAADGGESDVQGEGTAASGTDD, from the coding sequence GTGACGAACCTCGATCACGGCAAGTTCTCGCGGGCCACCACGATGTTCCACTCGCTGCTGGCGCTGACGGTGTTCGTCCTGTTCTTTACGGGCTACGCGATCGCGTTCAACACGGAACTGTGGTGGCTGGTCGAACTGATGGGGGGCAACGAGGGGGTGCTCTCGATCCACCGGCTGGCCGGCTTCACGCTGATCCTCCTGACCGGGTTCTGGGTCCCCTACATGCTCATCCGATCGAGCAGTCGATCGAATTTCGGCGAGATCCTGCCGGACCTGCAGGACGATACGGCGGCGTTCGTCCAGGACGTCAAGTTCGCGCTCGGCCGGGCCGACGAACGCCACCCGGCCGCCCGCCAGTTCGCCGGCTACAAGGCCGACGAGGTGCCGCTTCTGTCCTACGTCGGCAAGGGCGTCGTCGCCATCTTTACGATCGAACTGATCCTGCTGATGCTCTCGGGACTGCTCATCTGGCGGAAGACGTGGCTGATCGACGTCTACAACTCCCAGTCGGTCGTGATGGCGTTCGTCGCGTTCCACGGCCTGCTCGGAATCATCATGCTGATGGGGGTGATGTTCCACACCTTCGAGCACGGCTTCCACCCCGCCTTCTACCCGGTCGAGATGAAGGCGTTCCTGCCGAAAGAGCAGACGCCGAACTTCCACGGCGATCCCGAGGAGTACGAGACGACGGGGATCGAGCGCCTCCAGCTCAGACCCTCGTGGCGGTGGGCGACGAACGTCGTCGGCGTACTGGTCGTCGTCGGCATCGTCAGCGTCCTCATGGCCAGTCTCGAGTACGGCGGCTACCCCGTGCCGGACGCGCTCGTGTTCGGCGAGGGCAGCGTCGTGCGGACGATCGGGATCAACGTCGGCATCTTCGTCCTCCTGCTCGGACTCGTGCTCTCGATGTACGGGAACGTCCTGCGAGCGCGCTACATGCGCCAGCGCCGCGAGGAACCGACGGCGGCCAGGCCCGCCGCCGACGGTGGCGAATCCGACGTTCAGGGAGAGGGAACCGCCGCGAGCGGAACCGACGACTGA
- a CDS encoding molybdopterin-dependent oxidoreductase, with product MSTDQEPVTIDLDRRSFVKASALAGGLFLGGGVTGHVLGGAQEDEDGVVDDADTSKVICNYCAVGCGFKAVKEGDSFTAMEPWHENPINNGSLCSKGAGILETEHSPKRLKHPMRKEDGEWQKVSWNEAYREIADTWQETIDEYSRESVMLLGSAHHANEEAYAIRKLAAFMGTNNVDHQARICHSPTVTGLANTWGFGAMTNTINDYRNFNLLIILGQNPAESHPIAMQHILEGQARGGTIVSIDPRYTKTSAHADYYYRMRPGTDVALVMGLINYVREQGELDDEFLDDRVMGWPDAATELDQYDLETVADITWLDVAQLEEIGDLIVENKPHIQVEWAMGGTQHNNGTQNIRSYALFSLATGSAARSGGGLQVMRGHANVQGATDLGVDASILPGYYGVDSPGSWEHWAGVWDESPWTSGSTSFEEIYDRFEMMPDEMWNALEVPAQVEEEESTEDEEGEDTDSEAEQEGEEDGLEETEDAPLEEPDPQSLMFQRGLTVARWYEAALEQENRLLESELYQPEPLKMAFFWGHSANSISEMDRMKQAMENLDLLVVVDVFPAVAGTLPDDADVLLLPASSQYEHVRSVTNSHRSVQWSQAAGPPAHNSRPDLRIMQELAHEMGFGEHFDWGSGPEIHNGQSSYEDALREINLGVRSIGYQQSPEKLQQHQEYDWAFSTETLRADTDGLPVDGDYWSLPWPYWGDDHPGSPIIWTKEADPRDGGHDFRENWGMMAPTPDEWEEMNVDKEYPMQETYDQDGEDGLNLIAGSFEAPWWDDQEINGVPSYPGYATILPDDRADASTQTMPVEMALDEETSVYDAAQEIADQYDDVDVDPAEYEEYDYAQPDPPTGRGKARAIVWNFLDTVPVHREPVESPRPDLVEEWPANGDQTNFWRLDQNNATVQQRATEAVHTDLGSDAEDGRTLIMTSGRQVEHQGGGAETRNNEYTADRQPHMYAEISPSLAEDLDVVGGDDHVVVTSADKGSILVKANVTNRVNGEEIFLPYHWGGVFHGQDRSDNWPDGTEPLAIGESANIITPSGFDAETQMQETKSGVVHVQKATQGVVDDLDLEFIDYPQDEHGLGGQKQYDVREWDVMEGGDQL from the coding sequence ATGAGCACCGATCAGGAGCCGGTAACGATCGACCTCGATCGGCGCTCGTTCGTGAAAGCGAGCGCGCTCGCCGGCGGCCTGTTCCTCGGCGGCGGGGTCACCGGACACGTCCTCGGTGGGGCACAGGAGGACGAGGACGGCGTCGTCGACGACGCGGATACGTCGAAGGTGATCTGCAACTACTGTGCCGTCGGCTGTGGGTTCAAGGCGGTCAAGGAGGGCGACTCCTTCACCGCGATGGAGCCCTGGCACGAGAATCCGATCAACAACGGGTCGCTCTGTTCGAAAGGGGCCGGTATCCTCGAGACCGAGCACTCGCCCAAGCGGCTCAAACACCCGATGCGCAAGGAGGACGGCGAGTGGCAGAAGGTCTCCTGGAACGAGGCCTACCGGGAGATCGCCGACACCTGGCAGGAGACGATCGACGAGTACAGCCGCGAGAGCGTCATGCTGCTGGGAAGCGCTCACCACGCCAACGAGGAGGCCTACGCCATCAGGAAACTCGCGGCCTTCATGGGGACCAACAACGTCGACCACCAGGCGCGGATCTGTCACTCCCCGACCGTCACCGGGCTGGCGAACACCTGGGGGTTCGGCGCGATGACGAACACGATCAACGACTACCGCAACTTCAACCTGCTCATCATCCTCGGGCAGAACCCCGCCGAATCACACCCGATCGCGATGCAACACATCCTGGAGGGGCAGGCCCGCGGCGGAACGATCGTCTCGATCGACCCGCGGTACACGAAGACCTCGGCGCACGCCGATTACTACTACCGGATGCGGCCCGGGACGGACGTCGCGCTGGTGATGGGACTAATCAACTACGTCCGCGAACAGGGCGAACTCGACGACGAGTTCCTCGACGACCGCGTGATGGGGTGGCCCGACGCCGCGACGGAACTCGACCAGTACGACCTCGAGACGGTCGCCGACATCACCTGGCTCGACGTGGCGCAACTCGAGGAGATCGGCGACCTGATCGTCGAGAACAAGCCCCACATCCAGGTGGAGTGGGCGATGGGCGGCACCCAGCACAACAACGGAACCCAGAACATCCGCTCGTACGCGCTGTTCAGCCTCGCGACCGGGAGTGCGGCCCGATCGGGCGGCGGCCTGCAGGTCATGCGCGGCCACGCGAACGTCCAGGGGGCGACGGACCTCGGCGTGGACGCGAGCATCCTGCCGGGCTACTACGGCGTCGACTCGCCGGGCTCGTGGGAGCACTGGGCGGGCGTCTGGGACGAGAGTCCCTGGACCAGCGGGAGCACCTCCTTCGAGGAGATTTACGACCGGTTCGAGATGATGCCCGACGAGATGTGGAACGCCCTCGAGGTGCCGGCCCAGGTCGAAGAGGAGGAGTCCACCGAGGACGAAGAGGGAGAGGACACCGACAGCGAGGCCGAACAGGAGGGCGAGGAGGACGGCCTCGAGGAGACCGAAGACGCGCCGCTGGAGGAACCCGACCCGCAGTCGCTGATGTTCCAGCGCGGGCTGACCGTCGCCCGCTGGTACGAGGCGGCGCTGGAGCAGGAGAACCGCCTCCTCGAATCGGAGCTCTACCAGCCCGAGCCGCTGAAGATGGCGTTCTTCTGGGGTCACTCGGCCAACTCCATCAGCGAGATGGACCGGATGAAACAGGCCATGGAGAACCTGGACCTGCTGGTCGTCGTCGACGTCTTCCCGGCGGTCGCGGGGACGCTCCCCGACGACGCCGACGTGCTCCTGTTGCCGGCCTCGAGCCAGTACGAGCACGTCCGATCGGTGACGAACTCCCACCGATCGGTCCAGTGGAGCCAGGCCGCCGGCCCGCCGGCGCACAACTCGCGGCCCGACCTCCGGATCATGCAGGAACTGGCCCACGAGATGGGCTTTGGCGAACACTTCGACTGGGGGTCCGGCCCGGAGATCCACAACGGCCAGAGCTCCTACGAGGACGCCCTCCGGGAGATCAACCTCGGCGTCCGCTCGATCGGCTACCAGCAGTCGCCCGAAAAGCTCCAGCAACACCAGGAGTACGACTGGGCGTTCAGCACGGAGACCCTCCGGGCGGACACCGACGGACTGCCCGTCGACGGCGACTACTGGTCGTTGCCCTGGCCCTACTGGGGCGACGACCACCCCGGCTCGCCGATCATCTGGACGAAGGAGGCCGACCCGCGCGACGGCGGCCACGACTTTCGCGAGAACTGGGGCATGATGGCCCCGACCCCGGACGAGTGGGAGGAGATGAACGTCGACAAGGAGTACCCGATGCAGGAGACCTACGATCAGGACGGCGAGGACGGCCTCAACCTGATCGCCGGCTCGTTCGAGGCCCCGTGGTGGGACGACCAGGAAATCAACGGCGTCCCGTCGTACCCGGGCTATGCGACGATCCTGCCGGACGATCGGGCCGACGCGTCGACCCAGACGATGCCGGTCGAGATGGCCCTCGACGAGGAGACGTCGGTGTACGACGCGGCCCAGGAGATCGCCGACCAGTACGACGACGTCGACGTCGATCCCGCGGAGTACGAGGAGTACGACTACGCACAACCGGATCCGCCGACGGGCCGTGGGAAGGCACGAGCGATCGTCTGGAACTTCCTCGACACGGTGCCGGTCCACCGGGAACCCGTCGAGAGCCCGCGACCGGACCTCGTCGAGGAGTGGCCGGCCAACGGCGACCAGACCAACTTCTGGCGACTCGACCAGAACAACGCGACGGTCCAGCAGCGGGCGACGGAGGCGGTCCACACCGACCTCGGGAGCGACGCCGAGGACGGTCGAACCCTCATCATGACGTCGGGTCGGCAGGTCGAACACCAGGGCGGCGGGGCGGAGACGCGAAACAACGAGTACACCGCCGATCGCCAGCCGCACATGTACGCGGAGATCAGCCCCAGCCTCGCGGAGGACCTCGACGTCGTCGGCGGCGACGACCACGTGGTCGTCACGTCGGCCGACAAGGGGTCGATCCTCGTGAAAGCGAACGTGACCAACCGGGTCAACGGCGAGGAGATCTTCCTCCCGTACCACTGGGGCGGAGTCTTCCACGGCCAGGATCGCTCCGACAACTGGCCGGACGGAACCGAGCCGCTGGCGATCGGCGAGAGCGCGAACATCATCACGCCGAGCGGGTTCGACGCGGAGACCCAGATGCAGGAGACGAAGTCGGGCGTCGTCCACGTCCAGAAGGCCACCCAGGGGGTGGTCGACGACCTGGACCTGGAGTTCATCGACTACCCGCAGGACGAGCACGGACTCGGCGGACAGAAGCAGTACGACGTCCGCGAGTGGGACGTCATGGAGGGAGGTGACCAACTATGA
- a CDS encoding 4Fe-4S dicluster domain-containing protein yields MTQQEPSGPMLSQGVMSTGEGMRIFPDVEACIDCGGCVVACKRTWDREVQNQRIDITTMAEGTAGPQGENASKTDRLVAGENPGETSLPMQCYHCENAPCVSVCPTNALQKEDDGFVTVTEDLCVGCQYCLSACPFGAPQFPDSNDGTAQIFGTGGIMDKCTGCRPRQEAGKGPACAEECATNAILVGSAGEIADELEKRGSGSFFNDEAMEIIFGADDAQHFQDNE; encoded by the coding sequence ATGACACAGCAGGAGCCGTCCGGACCGATGCTGAGCCAGGGCGTGATGAGTACCGGCGAGGGGATGCGGATCTTCCCCGACGTCGAGGCCTGTATCGACTGTGGCGGCTGCGTCGTCGCCTGCAAGCGCACCTGGGATCGCGAGGTCCAGAACCAGCGCATCGACATCACGACGATGGCCGAGGGGACCGCGGGCCCCCAGGGCGAGAACGCCAGCAAGACCGATCGGCTGGTCGCCGGCGAGAACCCCGGCGAGACGAGCCTCCCGATGCAGTGTTATCACTGCGAGAACGCCCCCTGCGTGTCGGTCTGCCCGACGAACGCCCTGCAGAAGGAAGACGACGGCTTCGTGACGGTGACCGAGGACCTCTGCGTGGGCTGTCAGTACTGCCTGTCGGCGTGCCCGTTCGGCGCGCCGCAGTTCCCGGACAGCAACGACGGCACGGCCCAGATCTTCGGTACCGGCGGTATCATGGACAAGTGTACCGGCTGTCGCCCGCGACAGGAGGCCGGGAAGGGGCCCGCCTGTGCCGAGGAGTGTGCGACCAACGCGATCCTCGTCGGCAGCGCCGGCGAAATCGCGGACGAACTCGAGAAACGCGGCAGTGGCTCGTTCTTCAACGACGAGGCCATGGAGATCATCTTCGGCGCGGACGACGCCCAGCACTTCCAGGACAATGAGTGA